The Brassica napus cultivar Da-Ae unplaced genomic scaffold, Da-Ae ScsIHWf_423;HRSCAF=653, whole genome shotgun sequence genome has a window encoding:
- the LOC125603925 gene encoding classical arabinogalactan protein 9-like, protein MAPRRKSRAPSYRDLFGDDGSGTSSSGPSSSGPSSSTAVPDSQPSQRVAWSPPPPQMPPPQMPPPHMPPPPPPAAAPEPVPEGAVHPDLRVPSYAPFARYTVEDLLAQPGREGLDVLDPDRPRGTYW, encoded by the coding sequence atggctcctagaagaaAATCCAGAGCACCTAGTTATAGAGATTTGTTTGGCgacgatggttccggtacatcttcttccggtccatcgtcttctggTCCATCATCCTCCAccgcagttccagactctcagccttctcagagagttgcttggagtcctcctccaccgcagatgcctccaccgcaAATGCCTCCACCGcatatgcctccacctcctcctccagcggctgcacctgagcctgtcccagaaggtgcagttcatccggatttgcgtgtgccttcatatgccccattcgcgagatatacggtagaggatttgcttgcccagcccggacgagagggtttggatgttctagaccccgatagaccccgaggaacttattggtaa